The nucleotide window ACAATAAGGCTTTTCGCCTATTTGAACAAAATAGTCCCATCTTTTATTCATACATACCTCACATAAGGGAGTGCTTAGAATGGAGAAACAACAAGTCAGCCCTCTATACCAAGTGTCTTTCACTTGTCCTAATTGTACCTATAATTTCATGTCAAGTAAAGTTCGGACCAGCTTTATCAAAACGCAAAAGACAGATACTGATTTCTGTATCCATTATGCGGGTGTGAATCCTGATTTCTATCTTGTCCGTGTGTGCCCATGTTGCGGGTTTTCTTTTACAGACAATTTCAAAGCTAGGTTTACTCCAGTAGTTCAGCAGCGAATCGAAAATTTGATTACGAAGAAATGGAATCATAAGGATTACAGGGGAGAAAGAAGCCTACAAGACGCACTTACTGTATACAAAATCGCTCTATTATGTGCGCAACTCTTAGATGAAAGCGATGTGGTAATTGGCGGCTTATGCTTCAAAATCGCTTGTTTCTACCGCTTTCAAGAAGATACGGAACAAGAATTGCGTTTCTTGCAAAATGCCCTCGATTGTTACATGGAGTTCTTCCAAAACGAATCGAATGTGCAGGTTGATGAAGCGAAGATGATCTATCTCATGGCTGAGCTACAGAGGCGACTCGGCGATTATCGCGGTGCTATCAAGTGGTTCGATAGAGTCATTAAAGATAAATCGATTACAAATATTGCGATTATTAAGAAAGCCCGTGAACAATGGCAGGTTGCCAAGGAGCAGTTAAAAGAATTAGAAACAACAAGTCATCCAAATGTAGATTCTGCAACATAAGTACTGATAATTCTACAACATGAGGACTGAAAATCTATATTATAAGTACTGAAAAAGGAGCCTAGTGGCTCCTTTTCTAATCTCATTGACTTAAATTTAGAATTAAAACTCAAACTAAAATTCAAATTCTACATCTGTTAAACGGCATCTAATTTCTTCGATTACCTTCTTCTCCGCTGCTTCACCTTTTGCTTGGAATGTTACTGAGAAACGGATGAAGTTACCTGCGTCATCCCAAGGTACAGTAGAGATCAACTTTTCCGTAATTAAATACTGGCAGAATTCTTCTGCAGATGCAAAGCTTCTTCCACCTTTAATGCCCTTTGGAATTGCTACATATAAGTAGAAAGAACCTTTCGGCTTTTTCACTTGGAATCCGATTTCGTTTAGTACATCTACTAACATATTATGACGACGAGAGTATTTCTCGGAAATCTTTTCTGTGATTTCTGGGTTTTGCAATCCATACATGGCCGCCTTTTGGATTGGAATAAACTGCCCAGAATCATTATTATCCTTTACCGTCGCGAATGCTTTTACTACCAGTTCATTACCAGCAACAAAAGCCATACGCCATCCTGTCATATTGTACGCCTTCGATAAAGAATGAATTTCTACTCCTACTTCTTTCGCACCTTCTACCGATAAGAAACTCAGTGGTTTTTCACCATCGAATGTTAATGCCGCGTATGCCGAGTCAGAAATTACGATAATATCGTTTGCTTTCGCAAATTGTACGATCTTCTCATAGAATTCCTTGGTAGCGCTTGCACCTGTAGGGTTGTTCGGATAGTTAATATATAGTAGCTTTGCGCGTTTTTTCTGATCTTCTGTCAATGAATCGATGTCTGGTAAGAAGTTATTCTCAGCAGTTAATGGCAGGTTCACAACTTCTCCACCTAACCATTTCGTATGTGTTCCCATCACTGGATAACCAGGAACTGTCATAATTGTAATGTCACCTGGATTGATAAATGCAGCTGGCATCATAGCTAGGGCCGGCTTAGAACCAATCGCGTGGTTAACTTCCTTCTCTGGATCGATACCTGTCACACCAAACACCTTTTCAAGGTATTGTGCTGCAGCTACTTTAAACTCTGCTACACCATTATCAGCATACCCTCTGTTCTCAGGCTTTGCTGCTTCTTCTGCAAGCGTTCTAACGATTCCTTCGTCAGCCATTTCGTCAGGTTCGCCAACACCCATATCAATCAGTTCTACATCAGGATGAGCTTTCTTCGCTGCTGCTTTCGCACGCTTAATTTTCTCAAACTTATAAAGAACTGTATCCTTACCAAATTGATTACCACCAATACGATCTGCAAACAGTTGTTGAATGAAGCTATCAGACATCATATTACCTCCTAAAATATTTTAAAATAATTCTATGTAATTTTTCATACTCATTATCATACCTAAAACTTGTACAATTCGTAAAGTGATTTGAAGACATTTGCAAAATTTTACGTAAATCTTCTTTAATTTGTTCTTTTTCTAACATTTGTATGTGTAAAGAAGATTGTACGTATAATGAAGATTGTACGTATAAAAAAAACACCATGTAGGTGTTTATCTCATAATTCTCTTTCTTTATATTTCTTTATATTTCTTTATATTTCTTTCTCCCATTCACGAAGAATTGCTTCTGCACGTTGAAGAATCTCTGGCATAGACTGCGCGATTGGATCCGATAATTCTGTTCCCCATTCTAGTGAACCTGGCTGAACACCTAAGAGAATTAGTTTTTCCGGATACATGCCACGGAATTTCGCTAATCCGAGTAGCTCTTGTAGGGTCCCTTGATGTGTAGAAAGTCTTATTCCAGTATATAGAGGTACTTCATCATCTTCGATTTGTACAATTGTTCCTGGTTCTTCATCGGCATTTATCGCATCAATGATTAATAGCTTGTCTGCACGCTCAATAAACTCTAATAATTTCAGTCCATCGCAAGCTCCGTCTATTAGTTCAATCGATTCGTGCCAATTTTGCTCCATCAGTTGATAGATTGCCTTGACTCCTAATCCCTCATCTGTACAAAGAGTATTGCCTATCCCCATTGCTATAATATTTGTCATAATTCACCTCTACGTTTACCTATTCTACTCATTTCCAACGCCTATAACAATAACCATATCATGGTAGCATAAATCTCCCATTTCTGCAAATGGGAGATTCACGTTTACTTCGTATAGTACTTATACTATTAATTTGACTACTAAACTTTACTTATGGTCCGCATCGTGTGTTTCTTCTGTCTTGTATCCTGTGATAATAGAAGAAGTCGCGCCACTCTTGCTTAAGAAGTCATGTCTTAATGCAGTATACAAGTGAGCTACTATGAATAGTACGAATGACCATGCTAACATATGGTGCAGAACTCTAGTATTGACTGAGTTACTCATCATACTAGCAAACCAAGACGTAATATCATATAAAAAGCCCGTTGTATAAATTTCGGCCTGCATCGTTAACCCTGTCAAGATAATGAAGAACGAACCAACCCAGATAAAGAATAGATAACTAATCTCTGCTAACGGATTGTGACCAGTGAAGTGCGGCTCTTCCTTCTTAATAAATAAGTAGAATAGAATCACATCTTTAAGGCCGATCCACCATTCCTTTTTCCAAAACTTAATCTTCGCATACTGATTCCCCGCAAAGAACCAATAGAATCGGAACAGTAAGTTCGCGATAAACACATATGCTGTTACAAAATGTACGAATCGTGCAGTACCCATCACAAAATAATCATTGGCTTCAGTTCCTGGAGCATGAAGAAACGGGTTGTAGATGAAGTATCCTGTTGCCAGTAATACTACGATACATAACGCGTTCACCCAGTGGAAAAATCGAACTGGTAGCTCCCAGACGTATACATCCTTTTTTAATCCATTGTTTGTCATTTGCAACCACTCCTAACGTATAACATTAACTTGAGTGATTTCGCGCTTCTCTTTATCAACTAAGTGAACTGCACATGCTAAGCATGGGTCAAATGAGTGGATTGTACGGATAACTTCTAATGGTTGATGTGGATCTGCCATAGGAGTTCCGATTAGTGCTGCTTCATACGCACCACGCGCACCGTTTAAGTCTCTTGGTGAAGCATTCCATGTAGATGGAACTACCGCTTGATAGTTCTTAATCTTCTGATCTTCTATTACGATGTAATGAGCTAAACCACCACGAGGAGCCTCAGTCCAACCTACCCCTTGTAATGTCTTGCCAGCTCTATGCCATGTGCTAGGATCGAACTTCGTCTTATCAAACGTAACTGTATCTCCAGCCTTAATATTTGCAACTAAAGCATTGAAGGTATCTTTCAAACGATTGACTAACAGCTTCGTCTCTAAACCACGAGCAGCCGTTCTACCTAATGTAGACATAAGTGCTGTTAATGGAACATCGAGAGTACCTGCTGCCCAATCTGTAACTTCCTTAACTTCCTTAACGCCCTTCGCATATCCTACTAAAATACGCGCTAAAGGCCCTACTTCTACTGCATGACCCTTCCAACGAGGAGCCTTATTCCAAGTATAAGGCCTTGTCATATCTAATTCCTTGTATGACTTAGGACCAGTGTAATCGAATGTTGTCTCTCCAGCCCATGGGTGTTTACCAACGCCCGGCTTATCATCAGAGTACTTCAACCATGTAAAGTCAACAAACTCTTGTATATGCTCAGGATCGGTTAAACTTACCTCGTGAACCGTTGAAAGGTCACCATTTAAGATTACTCCACTTGGGAATAGGTAGGAATCTGTATCACGGATGTCTTTACCTGGTGCAGCGAAATCACCAAATGTCATGTAGTTTCCAATTCCCTTACCATATGTCCAATCCTTGTAGAAGGATGCAATCGCCATAAGGTCAGGAATGTACATTTGCTCAACCACTTGAATCGCTTTGTTAATTAAGCGTTCTACTTGGTTTAACTTCTCTGTGTTAATTGCGTTGTCGCTATTGATATCAATCGCGCTCGCAACACCACCAACTACATAGTGTGGATGCGGGTTCTTACCACCGAAAATCGTGTGAATCTTAACAATATCCTTCTGCCACTCAAGCGCCTCTAAGTAGTGCGTTACAGCAAGTAAGTTTACTGCCGATGGTAATTTGTATGCTGGGTGACCCCAATATGCATTTGAGAAGATACCTAATTGTCCGCTTTCTACGAAAGACTTTAGACGATTCTGTACATCACGGAAATACCCTGGAGAAGAATTCGGCCAGCTAGAAATGCTTTGCGCAATTTGGCTAGTTTCGTTCGGATCAGCGCTTAACGCACTTACCACGTCAACCCAGTCTAACGCATGTAAATGATAGAAGTGAACCACATGGTCATGAACATATTGCGTTAAGTTCATGATATCACGGATTAAGCTTGCATTCTTAGGAATACGAATATCTAACGCATCTTCCACAGCACGAAGAGATGCTAATGCGTGAACTGTTGTACAAACACCACAGATACGTTGTACATATGCCCAAGCATCACGTGGGTCACGCCCTACAAGGATTTGCTCTAGACCACGAATCATTGTTCCTGAACTAAGGGCATCGCCAATAACATTGTTCTCATTTACATCAATTTCTACACGAAGGTGACCTTCGATTCTTGTAATAGGATCTATGACAACTCTTTGTGACATTATTTACTTACCCCCTTGTTCTGCTGATCAGCTACTGATGTTGTCGTGTCTTTGTCCTTCTTCATCTTCTCCACAACCACTGTAGCAGCAGCATGAACAGCTACCCCTGCAGCAGCAGCTCCTACAACAGCAGCACCTACTTTATCTGGGTTGTAAATGATGTTCGTTCCTGGTACTTGAGCTAATGTTGTAAACATTGGTCCGAAGTCCCAGAAATTATCTTCTGAACATCCAAGACAAGGGTTACCAGATTCAACCGGCCAGCATGTTCCTTCGTTCCACTTCATGTTTGCACAGGAGTTATATGTAACAGGTCCTTTACAGCCCATCTTATATAAGCACCAGCCAAGCTTAGCACCTTCATCATCAAAGCTCTCTACGAACATACCCGCATCGAAGAACGGTCTTCTTTGGCAGTTGTCATGAATACGATGACGATAGAATACCTTTGGACGCTTACGAATATCTAACTCTGGAATACCAAAAGTTAAGATATGTGTGATAACTCCAGCCATAACCTCAGCAATTGGCGGACATCCTGGTACGTTAATTACAGGTTTATTCGTTAACTTGTAAATTGGTGTTGCTTGCGTTGGGTTCGGATGAGCCGCCTGCACGTTACCGAATGCAGCACATGATCCGTAAGCAATAATCGCCATACAATCTTTCTCATACTCACGGAATAACTCAAGCTGGGTCTTACCGTCTACCATACTGTGAATCCCGCCATCTGCTAAAGGTATACTACCTTCACAAGCTAAAATGTACCCACCTTTGTATTTTTCCTTCGTCATATGGGCAGCTTCTCTTGCTTGGTGACCTGCAGCTGCCATTAACGTATCATGGTAGTCTAGTGAAATCATGTCCAAGATTAAGTCTGCTACTACCGGGTGAGCTGTACGGATAAAAGATTCCGAACATCCTGTGCACTCCTGGAAGTGCTTATAAATTACTGGTATTCTTTCTTTGGTCTCCAAAGCTTCTACTACCTTTGGCGTTAATGACGCATCTAATCCCATCATTGCTGTAATTGCTGTGCAAAATTTCAAAAAATCTTTTCTTGAAATTCCCCTTTTTTGCACATACTCGTAAAACGTTTCCTTCAAGATAGACCCCTCCCTTATCACTAGTTAACATAATAATTTCTACTTCCCAAATCACTAATAGTAGCATATTGGTGCTATTATGAAGATATTCTACAGCATCCGCACCTGTACCACAACAGGGTATTTCCCTAGAAATTGGCACAAATTAAGTGAAAACAGCAATATATACCTATTTATCGTCGATTTGCTTGGCATAGCTTATTAGTCATAACAATCCTTTAGTACTATATAGTCATTTTATATAGTACAATATTAAATCTCTTAATATGATATATTTTGTCCCTCTATTAAATATGCATTGCCGCAGATTTTTTTTACTTCTTTTTTCAAAAATGCCGCTCTCTCTCCTACTGAAATGACATCTGCAAATCTACGATTCAGTAAGACTCCAGCAATTGATAAGGAAGATAGTGGATACACACAACTTCTTCCGAGACGGTCGGTGGCAATAATGGCTTGACACTCCCATTCTTGTAGATTGTAATAATATCGTAGAAGCCGTTGGTAGATTCGAATGATGCGCTTACTATACTTCTCTGCCTTATGAAAAGGACATATTATGACAAAATCATCGCCGCCTACATGCCCTATAAAAATGTTATCTTCACCCTTCATGACATGCTTCAAAATTCTACTTATAAGCAGTAAGAATCTATCCCCTTGCTCAAAGCCATAAGTATCGTTATATGCCTTAAAAAAATCAACATCTATATATAAAATGACTCTATGATTCTGTTTTAGTATGATACATTGCTCTATTTCTTTCTCGATAATGATGTTACCTGCTAACCCTGTTAATGGATTTGCATATCGCGCTTGCTCAATTTTTAATTGCGTCAAACTTTCTAATAGGTTTTGTACCGTAATGATGCCTAGATAATTATCACGATCCATCACGATAATAAAATCATATAAACGTTGAGCGTCACGTTTCATGGCAAGGTTTGCTACCAATTCTATTGGTGTCTCTGCCTGTACGGATAAAGGCCTTGTATCCATAATTTCTTCTATTGGTTTGCGATAATACAAGGCGACTCCATATCTAGCAATTAATGTCTTGTAAAGATTCTGACGTAATAGAAAACCTGACGGTTTGCTGTCCTTATCTAGTACTACGATACCTTGCAGCTCACTCTGATTTTCAAATAGTTCTGCCACTTCCTCAATAATCGAGCCTTCCTGAATCGCTGGTACATAGGAAACTAAATCTCTGGCCACCATTCCTCGATCATACCATTGCGCCACCTTTGGACGCTTAGCTAACCCTTGAATCGCTTGGATGCATAGCTTAGATGGTAGCTCTTTAGGAAATGTTGGTTTCCCTATATAGTAGCCCTGGCCTAAATGCACCCCTAATTTCGTCACAACGGCAAGCTCCCGATCCGTTTCTATGCCTTCTGCTATAAGCTGACAGTTAATCTTCTGCGAGAATGTGACGAACGTCTCTAGTAATGCTTTTTTTACAGGATCTTTATCTATACCACGAATAATCGACATATCTAGTTTAATAAAGTCAGGCTTAATTTCCGCTATCGTTTGCAGACTTGAATATCCTGCTCCTGCATCGTCGACAGCAATAAGGTAGCCTTGGCTGCGGTAGTGCTCAATTGTTTTACGGAACGTTTTAAAGTTTTGTATTGCTGTTCGCTCTGTAAGCTCAAACACAATTTGTTGTGGTGATAAATTGTATTTCTTCAACATGGTACGCGTTACACCTTGATGGAATTGCGAGTCTTTAATAACTGAAGGATCGACATTGATAAATAACTTTTGGTTCGGTTTCATCCATCCTATTTTCTGTATAGAAAGCTCCCGTGATGCCGTCTCGAGGGCAAATAAAGAATTGACCCGTTCCGCAAAAGGAAATAGGTCATTGGGAGAGTGAAAAAAACTACTTTGCGGACCACGTGTTAGGGCTTCCCATCCATAATTTTCTCCTGAATCCAGTGACAAGATTGGTTGAAATACGCTTTCTAGGGTCTTATTTTTTAAAATGTGATGAAATTCCTCCATGATTTTTTGGGGCGGATTATAGCACTCTCTTTTTGCAATTTTGTAAGCTTCCTTTAAGGCTTTGTAAAACTGTTTTTCCACATGTTTGGCGGGTGGACTTATGGTTGTATATCCAACATGGATTCCCTTGTAATCTTTAAAATACGATGGTAGATTACTAGAAAATACTTGGGTGATATTCGCATCCAACGACGTTCTGACCTTACATAGTTCTTCTTCTGGTATTCTATTTTTCGTAGCAATTAGTAGTATGAAGTCATCACCCCATAAATTATGAGTGGATATCAGCTTCGAAGTGTCGGGAAGCAGCTTCTTAATCTCTCTGTTAATGATACCTGTAAAAGAATTGAGGAACTCATAGGCGTATTGTTCGCCATAACTCTGTTCCACTTGCTCGAATTGAATCAAATCGAGGTATATGATGTGTATATATTCCTTTCGTTCTAAATGCTTCTTTACTATCCCAACTGTGCTATTTCTATTCGTATATGGTTCAGCCACTATAGGCTGGAACGCTTTTTTCATCAACTCTAACAAAGATTACACCCCCACATATTGCTATCCATATCGTACTTGTTCTAATTCGTTGAATGGTTAAGGGAATGTAAATTTTTCTTTAATTTTTCAAGGATTTCTTCACTACAAGAGAATCATACGCAGTGCGACTAAAAAGATAATCAAGCGTAAAATTGCGAATAGAATTTTAGAATTGAGTCTTTTAGCAATAATTGCACCTATTACACCACCAACATAAGCTCCCGGCGCTAATAATAAGACATAATACCATTGAATATTTCCCAATAAGAAGTGACTGATGGAGCCGAACACTGAGGTTGCCAAAATAACTAGCATGGAGGTGGCAGTGGCGATATGTGGGGGAAAGGAAAATAGCATAATCATCGCTGGAACCATGAGTGCGCCACCACCGATTCCAAATAGACTGGAAAGGAGCCCTACACAGAAGGAAACTCCAAGGGCAAAACTACGGTTAAATTGATATTTATATTCTTTACCCGTGATATCTCGAAAGCGACGACGCGCAGAAGGCGGACCCATGCTTTTGGTATGCTTTTGATCAATGGATAGGAACACTGATATCAGTATCATCAAGATACCAAAGAAAACTGAAAATGCTTGTTCTGAGAAACCTCGTCCAATATAAGCACCGATAACGGCCCCAGGGGCACTAGCAATGATAAACTGACTCGCACTGCGAAAATCAATTCTCCCTTGCTTCGCAAAGGTTGACACCGCAGAAATCGCAATAAATACCATGACAGCTAGGGATGTCCCAGCAGCAGTCTGAGAGGAAATCCCAAAAATATAGATTAAAGCTGGAACAATGATGATTCCGCCCCCAATTCCAGCTATACTTCCTGTAAAGCCAGAAATAAAACCTATGATTGCTAAGACTAACATATCAAACATAACCAAGCTCCTTATATGCTTCGAATCGTTTTGCTAATGTCAACTCCATAAGGGCATACACTTTCACATATCGGTTGTTCTTGACAGTCGTCACAGTCATTACACGTACTTACCTTGCCTTGGCGCGACCTCCATAATTCATTCCCTTGATTGTATGGCGGTTGTAAGTTGCCAAGGTAGTACATCGGAATGATTGCATCAGTAATCTTAATCCCTTTCGGACATTCGCAAGCATTGCAACGCCGGCAACCATGTTGACCCGCTCGTTGTGCCATTTGCAAAAGATAATCGGCTTCTTCTTGTAAAACAGGTTCAGATAATATTTTTAAATTTTCATCAATTTCATGTCTATTCATAAACCCTGGGATTATTACATCCACTGGTTGCGTTAGTAGGTATCTCAGGTGCTGTGGCTGTATAAACCCTCCTGCTAATGGACGCATAGCTACTGTTCCAATGTTCAGTCCCTTTGCAACAGGAATGATATCGGTAGCAGCAAATGGTTGACAAATATTGAGGTGAAACAAGACCGAATCAAATGGAAACTGGGTTACCCACTCAGCCAATTTGTCTGGCCTATGACCAGAGATGGCAATGTAACGAACGTACCCCGCTTCTTTCATTTCTAAAATCGCCTTCATTGCCCCTTGCTCAGACATCACTTGCGTGAATTCTTCATCTCGATTGACGTAATGAACGTGTACAATATCTAAGTAATCCGTATTCAGTTTCTTCAAGCTATCGACTATCTCATTTTTCGCTTGTTGATAATCTCGCTTGTTCGTTTTCGTGGAGATAATCATTTGATCTCTACGCCCTTGAATGACTGGTGCTATTTTCGTTTCACTATCACCATAGGTTTTCGCTGTATCTATATAGTTAATCCCTTGCTCAATGGCATAGGATAATGTATCCGCTGCTTCTTTAGGAGTGAGTTTTGGAAATTGTAGCGTGCCAACCCCTACCTGCGAAGCTTTTAACCCTGTTGAACCAAATGTCTTGTATCGCATGGTTCACCATCCTTTTCATAAGCATAAAGCCAACCACATGACGTAGTTGACTTTATGATAGTTGAAATATAGAAATTATTGATTGTTAGAGAATCAAGGTTATTTTAGTAGTTTTTCGCGTAAATTTGGAAATGCGCTTGTGGATGATCACAAGATGGGCAAACTACTAGCGCTTCTACACCCTTGTGTACGTAGCCACAGTTTCTGCACTGCCACTCAACTTCATTCTCTTTCTTGAATACAGTTCCATTTGTAAGGTTCTCTAATAGTCTTCTAAAGCGCTTCTCATGCTCTTCTTCTACTTCTGCTACTTCATGGAAGAAATCAGCGATTTCTGTAAATCCTTCCGCACGAGCAACCTTTTCGAACTCTGCGTACATTTCTGTCCACTCATAGTTCTCACCTTCAGCAGCAACTTCTAAGTTCTTCTTCGTATCGCCAATACCGCTGAGGAATTTAAAGATTCTCTTCGCATGCTGCTCTTCATGACCAGCAGTTTCTTGGAAGATTGCCATCATTTGTTCATAGCCTTCTTTTTTTGCTTGCTTTGCAAAGAAATCATACTTATTTCTTGCTTGTGATTCGCCAGCAAAAGCAGTCCATAAATTTTTCTCCGTTTGACTACCTTTTAATTCTTTCGCCATATTTTTTACCTCCGTTGATGATTTTATTTTGGTTCTCAAGTTTGTATGTAATCTGTAACATGTATTACTATAGCATAGACTTTACCATTTTAAAAATCGATAAGCAAACAATGATACTCTCGAATATTAGGATATATAAGCAAAAAAAGTAGCTATATTCAAAAATCCTTTGAATATCTACTACTTTTTAGAATTATTCTAAGTTGTACAAAAATGCTCTAAAGTAGCATAGAGATTTAACTCCACATAATAATAAAGATTTATCTCGCTAATTATAGAAATTTATCCCATTGCCATACTAATATGCATATCCATGCTAAAGGCTTATAATTTTCTTAAGGCTTAGAAATGTCATTTAGTGCATTACCAGCTTCATCGATATGATCGCTCTCTAATGCTAAGTCGCCAAGCGCTACCATACCAATTAATTGATCATTGTCGATGACTGGTAGTCTGCGGATTTGATTGGAAGCCATAATATTCGCTGCTTGGCTAATATCCATATCTGGAGTTGCTGTAACCACATTGGTCGTCATGATTTGCCTTACACTCACTTGATCTAAGTTCCCACCAGTCGCCACAGAACGAAGAACGATATCTCGGTCTGTTAGCATTCCCACTAATTGACCGTTATCGACTACTGGAACAGACCCAATATTGTACTGACTCATAATTTGCGCTGCCTTAATTACTGAATCTTGTGTTGTTACTGTTGCAAGATTGCCAGACATAATTTCACGGATTGTTTGTGACATTTATGTACCTCCTGTTTCTTGTTA belongs to Desulfuribacillus stibiiarsenatis and includes:
- a CDS encoding aldo/keto reductase, which produces MRYKTFGSTGLKASQVGVGTLQFPKLTPKEAADTLSYAIEQGINYIDTAKTYGDSETKIAPVIQGRRDQMIISTKTNKRDYQQAKNEIVDSLKKLNTDYLDIVHVHYVNRDEEFTQVMSEQGAMKAILEMKEAGYVRYIAISGHRPDKLAEWVTQFPFDSVLFHLNICQPFAATDIIPVAKGLNIGTVAMRPLAGGFIQPQHLRYLLTQPVDVIIPGFMNRHEIDENLKILSEPVLQEEADYLLQMAQRAGQHGCRRCNACECPKGIKITDAIIPMYYLGNLQPPYNQGNELWRSRQGKVSTCNDCDDCQEQPICESVCPYGVDISKTIRSI
- the rbr gene encoding rubrerythrin: MAKELKGSQTEKNLWTAFAGESQARNKYDFFAKQAKKEGYEQMMAIFQETAGHEEQHAKRIFKFLSGIGDTKKNLEVAAEGENYEWTEMYAEFEKVARAEGFTEIADFFHEVAEVEEEHEKRFRRLLENLTNGTVFKKENEVEWQCRNCGYVHKGVEALVVCPSCDHPQAHFQIYAKNY
- a CDS encoding CBS domain-containing protein, giving the protein MSQTIREIMSGNLATVTTQDSVIKAAQIMSQYNIGSVPVVDNGQLVGMLTDRDIVLRSVATGGNLDQVSVRQIMTTNVVTATPDMDISQAANIMASNQIRRLPVIDNDQLIGMVALGDLALESDHIDEAGNALNDISKP